Proteins encoded within one genomic window of Borrelia parkeri:
- a CDS encoding phosphoglucomutase: MLKKYILNMTNLRDAINEMILSPSGFRKIFAKSKNENSIEYEINDDDKILVALITLTISNYFKDKPKKYINVGLDSRATGIIISEIIIKTLILNNNSVNFFGILPIPEILAYTKEHQNSKGFIYISASHNPTGYNGIKIGLNDGGVLNSNEIKKIICQIRSNIENETLINNLITSLQKFNTNALHLKTYEAIITSQARHKTQSYNSYKSLMQQIIYSDTHNQKNIDILKKTIKKEPIGIIGEMNGSSRINSIDREMIESLGIKLEFYNTEIGIFKHGMTPEGASLNMCKQILEQKFKNDNSFKLGYVPDCDGDRGNLVAILKKEQASIITPQKIFALSVLSELSYLYHTGIKDNLAVVVNDATSLNIEKIASLFNNTKVYRVEVGEANLTEMADLLRKKGLIVKILGEGSNGGNITYPSKVRDPLTTLFSIIKLLKIKNLYKIWCSISKNSYNEHYTLEDILKTINFYSNVEVSSEKAMLKIKVENQEILKTNYEKLLEKEFNNNNTVLHKLPIHNYEIINYEGIKQNISRTGDSSGGLKVLFKNNKHEIIASLWFRGSKTEPIFRVLSEVISEHNDLLYPLLDFHTDLIHSANSLI; the protein is encoded by the coding sequence ATGCTAAAAAAGTATATATTAAATATGACAAATCTAAGAGACGCTATTAATGAAATGATACTTTCTCCTTCAGGATTTAGAAAGATATTTGCAAAATCAAAAAATGAAAATTCAATAGAATATGAAATCAATGATGACGACAAAATATTGGTTGCTCTTATAACCCTTACAATATCAAATTATTTTAAAGATAAACCAAAAAAATATATCAATGTTGGATTAGATTCAAGAGCAACTGGAATTATAATCTCAGAGATTATAATTAAAACCTTAATTTTAAACAATAACAGTGTAAATTTTTTTGGAATACTCCCAATACCAGAAATCTTAGCTTATACAAAAGAACATCAAAATTCAAAAGGATTTATATACATTTCTGCCAGTCATAATCCTACAGGATATAATGGCATTAAAATTGGATTAAATGATGGAGGCGTGCTAAATTCAAATGAAATAAAGAAAATAATATGTCAGATCAGATCCAACATTGAAAATGAAACTTTAATAAACAATCTAATAACAAGCTTACAAAAGTTTAATACCAATGCTCTGCACTTAAAAACATATGAAGCAATTATCACCTCACAGGCTAGACATAAAACACAATCTTATAACTCATATAAGTCATTAATGCAGCAAATAATATATTCAGACACACATAATCAAAAAAATATTGACATACTAAAAAAAACTATCAAAAAAGAACCTATAGGAATCATAGGAGAGATGAATGGTAGTTCTCGCATTAACTCAATTGATAGGGAAATGATTGAATCTTTGGGAATAAAATTGGAATTTTATAACACAGAAATTGGTATCTTTAAGCATGGGATGACTCCTGAGGGGGCATCTTTAAACATGTGTAAACAAATATTAGAACAAAAATTTAAGAATGACAATTCTTTCAAGTTAGGATATGTCCCTGATTGTGATGGAGACAGAGGCAATTTGGTCGCAATTTTAAAAAAAGAACAAGCAAGTATCATTACACCACAAAAAATATTTGCACTCTCAGTACTCTCAGAGCTTAGCTACCTTTACCATACGGGAATTAAAGACAATTTAGCTGTCGTAGTTAATGATGCAACCTCACTAAACATTGAAAAAATAGCCTCGTTATTTAACAACACAAAAGTTTATAGAGTTGAGGTTGGTGAAGCTAACTTAACAGAAATGGCTGACCTTTTACGTAAAAAAGGATTAATAGTAAAAATTTTGGGAGAAGGATCAAATGGAGGAAATATTACATACCCTTCAAAAGTAAGAGACCCACTAACAACTCTCTTTAGCATCATAAAATTGCTTAAAATTAAAAATCTTTACAAAATATGGTGCTCAATATCTAAGAATTCATATAATGAACACTACACTCTTGAGGATATATTAAAGACAATCAATTTTTATAGCAATGTAGAAGTATCATCAGAAAAAGCCATGCTTAAAATAAAAGTAGAAAATCAAGAAATACTAAAAACCAACTACGAAAAATTATTAGAAAAAGAATTCAACAATAATAATACCGTATTACACAAATTACCAATACATAATTATGAAATTATAAATTATGAGGGTATCAAGCAAAACATCTCTAGAACAGGTGACTCATCAGGGGGGCTTAAAGTTTTATTTAAAAATAATAAACATGAAATAATTGCTAGTTTATGGTTCCGTGGTTCAAAAACAGAACCAATATTTAGAGTATTAAGTGAGGTCATATCTGAACATAATGATTTACTATATCCTCTCTTAGATTTTCATACAGATTTAATACACTCGGCTAACTCTTTAATCTAA
- a CDS encoding glycoside hydrolase family 3 N-terminal domain-containing protein, protein MIWYLGKVSGMFRFVLFGLLLSSLVLLGSIPDIDYDYFENDKFDLVDIDEFLGRVNVNNILRGRCFFIGIRNVANPSAVQALSKEDLDKLREINPVGIILFRENFKDAQQTKELIEEIKRHLGSDILIAVDEEGGLVSRASENKKLGVYNFPAMESVGKTGDSQLAYKIGEILGKQLRRLGINVNMAPVADAKFSPKSPLGSRTFGYSSYNIGLMVEAFIDGIQREGVFAVVKHFPGLGGTKVDTHKDLALLPYSKNFLMVNNFIPFLFGKEAKFIMLGHVLVPKISGDVSSMSKDIVDIIRHNLNIFSIIMTDAYDMGAIVNNFSLGHAIKKSLNSGIDVVLIPEGFKKLNVEE, encoded by the coding sequence ATGATTTGGTATTTAGGCAAGGTAAGTGGGATGTTTAGATTTGTGTTATTTGGTCTTTTGTTGTCTAGTTTGGTTTTACTAGGCTCCATTCCTGATATAGATTATGATTATTTTGAAAATGATAAATTTGATCTTGTAGATATTGATGAATTTTTAGGAAGAGTTAATGTTAATAACATTTTGAGGGGACGTTGTTTTTTTATTGGCATTAGGAATGTTGCTAATCCTAGTGCTGTGCAAGCACTAAGTAAAGAAGACCTTGATAAACTAAGAGAGATAAATCCAGTAGGAATTATTTTATTTAGAGAAAATTTTAAGGATGCACAACAAACTAAAGAGTTGATTGAAGAGATAAAGAGACATCTTGGTTCTGACATATTGATTGCTGTTGATGAAGAAGGAGGACTAGTTAGTAGAGCTAGTGAGAATAAAAAATTGGGAGTTTATAATTTTCCTGCTATGGAATCTGTTGGAAAGACCGGAGATTCTCAGCTTGCATATAAGATTGGTGAAATTCTTGGGAAACAGCTTAGACGACTTGGTATTAATGTAAATATGGCACCTGTAGCAGATGCTAAATTTTCTCCAAAGAGCCCTTTAGGTAGCAGAACTTTTGGGTATTCATCTTATAATATTGGTCTTATGGTAGAGGCATTTATTGATGGGATACAAAGGGAAGGTGTGTTTGCTGTGGTTAAACACTTTCCTGGACTTGGAGGCACAAAAGTAGATACCCATAAAGATTTAGCCTTATTACCTTATAGTAAAAATTTTTTAATGGTAAATAATTTTATACCATTTCTTTTTGGAAAGGAAGCAAAATTTATTATGCTTGGGCATGTACTTGTTCCTAAGATTTCCGGAGATGTAAGTAGTATGTCAAAAGATATTGTAGATATTATAAGACATAATCTGAATATCTTTAGTATTATCATGACAGATGCATATGATATGGGTGCAATTGTAAATAATTTTAGTTTGGGGCATGCGATTAAGAAATCACTAAATTCAGGTATTGATGTTGTGCTTATTCCAGAAGGGTTTAAGAAACTTAATGTAGAAGAATGA
- a CDS encoding DUF2225 domain-containing protein, translating to MKKISYFTKYEIECPLCKHKFRKEELLTGSSRLIAGELKVDLKREYIKNEKYGNIYPRIYSITVCPNCYLAAFPNEFNAITLINNKIKQILIIRTDERKEIKSIFEDNLNFNEPRRLQEGAASYILAIMCYEHLDKTHNPTFNQAKCAIRSAWIFEDLDKEYPNQNYNYLQKIFYHKAAYLYKLTIEKEQNNSEPINAEIVFGPDTDKNYGYDSVLYLSSLLEYFYGNKEDKQYRYNQLVDIKTLLSKITGMGKSSKEKPSILLDKIKEVYFKISNEIKTFK from the coding sequence ATGAAAAAAATATCATATTTTACAAAATACGAAATTGAATGTCCTTTATGCAAACACAAATTTAGGAAAGAAGAACTATTAACAGGAAGTAGCAGATTAATAGCTGGAGAGTTAAAAGTTGATTTAAAGAGAGAGTATATAAAAAATGAAAAATATGGCAATATTTATCCCAGGATATATTCAATAACAGTATGTCCCAATTGTTATCTGGCTGCTTTCCCAAATGAGTTCAATGCAATAACACTTATCAACAATAAAATAAAACAAATTCTAATCATCCGTACTGATGAACGCAAAGAAATAAAATCAATTTTTGAAGACAACCTAAACTTTAATGAACCAAGAAGACTTCAAGAAGGAGCTGCTAGTTATATACTTGCCATAATGTGTTATGAACATCTGGATAAAACTCATAATCCAACTTTCAATCAAGCAAAATGTGCAATAAGATCGGCCTGGATCTTTGAAGATCTAGACAAAGAATATCCAAATCAAAACTATAACTATTTGCAAAAAATATTTTATCATAAAGCAGCATATCTTTATAAATTAACAATCGAAAAAGAGCAAAATAATTCAGAACCAATTAACGCTGAAATAGTATTTGGTCCTGATACAGATAAAAATTATGGATATGACAGTGTTCTATACCTCTCAAGTTTACTAGAATATTTTTATGGTAATAAAGAAGATAAACAATACAGATACAATCAATTAGTTGACATAAAAACTCTACTATCTAAAATAACCGGAATGGGAAAATCATCAAAAGAAAAACCTTCAATACTTTTAGATAAAATAAAAGAAGTTTATTTTAAAATTTCAAACGAAATAAAAACTTTTAAATAA
- the trpS gene encoding tryptophan--tRNA ligase: MHRKVMLTGDRPTGSLHLGHYIGSIVNRLKYQEEYETYIIIADLHTLTTKPDLKSINEISVNVREMVLDYLACGINPEKVNIYLQSAIPELLELNLILSMIVMVNRLQRIPSIKDMSAAAELSEVPYGLLGYPVLMSADILMTKANLVPVGRDNEAHVELTRELARKFNYLYGDFFPIPEAVFTDSQTLVGIYGKAKMSKSLGNAIFLSDDEKSLRKKVMSMFTDPKRVRADIPGEVDGNPVFIYHDLFNSNVDELCEFKTRYRKGTIGDVEVKERLFEVLNQFLIPIRERRKFFEAKKGYIDEIIFEGTSKTRKVAVEVIKNAKNLMGISKTWHGVRKNVEKILKNNLST, encoded by the coding sequence TTGCATAGAAAAGTTATGCTTACAGGAGATAGACCTACAGGTTCTCTTCATTTAGGGCATTATATCGGGTCTATTGTTAATAGATTAAAGTATCAGGAGGAATATGAGACTTATATTATTATAGCAGATTTGCATACTCTTACTACAAAACCAGATTTAAAAAGCATTAATGAAATATCTGTTAATGTTAGAGAAATGGTTTTGGATTATTTGGCTTGTGGGATTAATCCTGAAAAAGTTAATATCTATTTGCAATCAGCTATACCTGAGCTTTTAGAATTAAATTTAATATTGTCAATGATTGTGATGGTTAATCGTTTGCAAAGGATTCCTAGTATAAAGGATATGAGTGCTGCTGCTGAACTATCTGAGGTTCCTTATGGACTTTTGGGTTATCCTGTTCTTATGAGTGCGGATATTTTGATGACAAAGGCTAATTTAGTTCCAGTTGGACGTGATAATGAGGCTCATGTTGAACTTACAAGAGAACTTGCTAGGAAATTTAATTATCTTTATGGAGATTTTTTTCCAATTCCTGAAGCTGTCTTTACAGATTCTCAGACTCTTGTGGGAATTTATGGCAAGGCTAAGATGAGTAAAAGTCTTGGTAATGCGATATTTTTAAGTGATGATGAAAAATCATTGCGTAAGAAAGTTATGTCTATGTTTACAGATCCGAAAAGGGTGAGAGCAGATATACCAGGAGAAGTTGATGGTAACCCTGTTTTTATTTATCATGACCTTTTTAATAGTAATGTTGATGAGCTTTGTGAGTTTAAAACTAGGTATAGGAAGGGTACAATTGGAGATGTTGAAGTTAAAGAGAGGCTTTTTGAGGTTTTAAATCAATTTTTAATACCAATTAGAGAGAGAAGAAAATTTTTTGAAGCTAAAAAAGGTTATATTGATGAAATAATATTTGAAGGTACAAGTAAAACTAGAAAAGTTGCAGTAGAAGTTATAAAAAATGCTAAAAATTTAATGGGGATATCAAAGACGTGGCATGGAGTGAGGAAAAATGTAGAGAAAATTTTAAAAAATAATCTAAGTACGTAG
- the cdaA gene encoding diadenylate cyclase CdaA, which produces MIDINSINQIKDIFSKVLDVTLISILVYYIYKNVINSYSVNLLKGMIIITSIGIVSYYFNLYTINWLLNYIANILPIAMLILFHQEIKKIIMQIGNFNLSFKLANNKEETTKTIIEIIKTVKHLSENKSGSLICIEKKIQLDQIINKGIKLDSIVSNEILISIFDYETPLHDGAVIISNNKIVYAGSFLPLSNVESISKTFGTRHRAGLGISENSDAITIITSEETGSISLTQNGKLEYNLSLNEIKKKLNLALIE; this is translated from the coding sequence ATGATAGATATAAATAGTATAAATCAAATAAAAGATATTTTCTCTAAAGTATTAGATGTAACTTTAATCAGCATTTTAGTTTATTATATCTATAAAAATGTCATTAATTCTTATTCTGTAAATTTACTAAAAGGAATGATCATCATTACATCCATTGGTATCGTGTCTTATTATTTCAACTTATACACAATAAATTGGCTATTAAATTACATAGCAAACATATTGCCAATTGCAATGCTTATACTATTTCATCAAGAAATAAAAAAAATAATTATGCAAATTGGAAATTTTAATTTATCTTTTAAACTTGCAAACAACAAAGAAGAAACTACCAAAACTATTATTGAGATAATAAAAACAGTTAAGCATTTATCAGAAAATAAATCTGGTAGCTTAATCTGCATAGAAAAAAAAATACAATTAGATCAAATAATAAATAAAGGCATAAAATTAGATTCCATTGTATCTAATGAAATACTAATATCAATTTTTGATTATGAAACACCTTTACATGATGGAGCAGTCATAATTAGCAATAATAAAATAGTTTATGCTGGTTCTTTTCTACCACTATCTAATGTCGAATCTATCAGCAAAACCTTTGGAACAAGACACAGAGCAGGGCTTGGAATTTCTGAAAATTCAGATGCAATAACAATAATAACATCTGAAGAAACTGGTTCTATTTCTCTCACACAAAATGGAAAATTAGAATATAATTTAAGCTTAAATGAAATCAAAAAAAAATTAAATCTTGCATTAATAGAATGA
- a CDS encoding CdaR family protein has protein sequence MIITKKFMNIIKLLFEDWQNKAISILIAIIMFTTSYFNSIESITIEKKFNILLEDEVTLGKIPDFNKMLLTVKINKKDLKYLDLDRITLLVEANNIKEAGEYELPIKIKNFNSIPIVEYKLSKNKIILNLDKKISKLVKVEPKFKLLEKEGKGEYFIAKYNIVPEKLKIHGPEKVIKTINSIKTKIKEFDINTVFISEHLEVISPNPLITLDKNHVIVNITLGKKYIHTTIKNPNLIFNNLKNGLEIKNKEKILDPENEMFIKIRSGLSEKIIKMHIANKNINLNLDLSQIATPGIYNINTDIILKNNTHGIEVYEYEPKTIKIEVISTEQ, from the coding sequence ATGATTATAACTAAAAAATTTATGAATATAATAAAATTATTATTTGAAGATTGGCAAAATAAAGCTATTTCTATCCTAATAGCCATTATTATGTTCACGACATCTTACTTTAATAGTATAGAATCAATCACAATAGAAAAAAAATTTAATATTTTATTAGAAGATGAAGTTACATTAGGCAAAATACCTGATTTTAATAAAATGTTACTTACAGTCAAAATCAATAAAAAAGACTTAAAATATTTAGACCTTGACCGAATAACCTTATTAGTTGAAGCTAATAACATCAAAGAAGCCGGGGAATATGAACTGCCAATAAAGATCAAAAACTTTAATTCCATACCTATTGTTGAATATAAGCTTTCAAAAAATAAAATTATACTAAACCTTGATAAAAAAATCTCAAAATTAGTCAAAGTTGAACCCAAATTTAAATTACTTGAAAAAGAGGGTAAAGGAGAATATTTCATTGCCAAATATAATATAGTACCCGAAAAATTAAAAATACATGGTCCTGAAAAAGTAATCAAGACAATAAACTCAATCAAAACCAAAATAAAAGAATTCGATATAAATACTGTATTTATTTCAGAACATTTGGAAGTAATTTCTCCAAACCCACTAATAACGCTTGACAAAAATCACGTAATAGTCAACATTACACTAGGTAAAAAATACATACATACAACAATAAAAAACCCCAATTTAATTTTCAATAACCTAAAAAATGGACTGGAAATAAAAAATAAAGAAAAAATCTTAGACCCAGAAAATGAGATGTTTATTAAGATAAGAAGCGGACTCTCAGAAAAGATAATTAAAATGCATATAGCTAACAAAAATATTAATCTCAATCTTGATTTAAGTCAAATTGCAACTCCTGGAATTTATAATATTAACACAGATATAATACTTAAAAATAATACTCATGGCATAGAAGTGTATGAATATGAACCCAAAACAATAAAGATTGAAGTAATCTCAACAGAGCAATAA
- the acpS gene encoding holo-ACP synthase produces MTKSIGCDIIKVTRFNSFLQNRKKLERFFTQREIENSEMKGKGVLESLAGKFSAKESLIKALSPLINIKIKYSLKDIEIISLPKGNIIFQLHNDIKTLINQMNLKLYLTISHEREYAIAFVIVEN; encoded by the coding sequence ATGACGAAATCAATAGGATGTGATATAATAAAAGTTACAAGATTTAATAGTTTTTTACAAAATAGAAAAAAATTAGAAAGATTTTTTACACAAAGAGAAATTGAAAATTCAGAAATGAAAGGAAAAGGGGTTTTAGAAAGTCTAGCTGGCAAGTTTTCAGCAAAAGAATCATTAATCAAAGCGCTAAGCCCACTAATAAATATCAAAATAAAATATTCACTTAAAGATATTGAAATTATAAGCTTACCAAAAGGTAACATAATATTCCAATTACACAATGATATTAAAACTTTGATTAACCAAATGAATCTAAAATTATACTTGACAATTTCACATGAAAGGGAGTATGCTATTGCGTTTGTAATAGTAGAGAATTAA
- a CDS encoding UTP--glucose-1-phosphate uridylyltransferase yields the protein MYEVIDENFSKKMLDMLNMHKLKTLSISVKNFPDESHGSILSLANNSVKFKFKKELVEHNLKKYIDDFTKFSVSSESNFYVFTGDDLERLGLFLYPYLSFGILNGGSATSYFDILKNNDFNEELYSLYEDKILEARSFFGHLPKGITPAYVNRDGSYGFSFLALKIRHLLMLSKRYCEIYGKSVKPSIFQMTSFKTYKPISKFLDNIFDDNLIKDLNSCGFQRADILTAIQPLVYCYNKLDDGQYEYFSYCSNGKRTFLALPAGHGQNFKVLRDIYLKLYNSGKKFVYIGNVDNIGFTVNLQTLAIMAITNSSSGFEFSIKTPLDTKGGVLVLDDDNNLTCVDIGSVISKEAVLKAECRGDRILFNCATGLFNLEYLIENMDKIISDMPMRIIEQDKEIGRYTAIEQITWEVIRILDNPLIFEVNREDRFLPAKLFVNTLIMSNYMNDKISGTISDIARYLNYALNNALKNKYDLVFRQGKWDV from the coding sequence ATGTATGAAGTAATCGATGAAAATTTTTCTAAAAAAATGCTTGATATGCTTAATATGCATAAACTTAAAACTTTAAGCATATCTGTTAAGAATTTTCCTGATGAGAGTCATGGCAGTATTTTAAGTCTTGCTAATAATTCTGTTAAATTCAAGTTTAAAAAGGAACTTGTTGAACATAATTTGAAAAAATATATTGATGATTTTACAAAGTTTTCGGTTTCATCAGAAAGTAATTTTTATGTTTTTACTGGTGATGATTTGGAGAGACTAGGGTTATTTCTTTATCCTTATCTCTCGTTTGGTATTTTAAATGGGGGTTCTGCGACTAGTTATTTTGATATACTGAAAAATAACGATTTTAATGAGGAATTGTATTCTTTATATGAAGATAAAATACTTGAAGCCAGGAGTTTTTTTGGGCATTTGCCAAAGGGAATAACACCTGCATATGTTAATAGGGATGGTAGTTATGGATTTTCATTTTTAGCATTAAAAATACGACATCTTTTAATGCTTTCTAAGAGATATTGTGAGATTTATGGTAAGAGTGTTAAGCCTTCGATTTTTCAGATGACAAGTTTTAAGACTTATAAACCGATTTCTAAATTTTTAGATAATATTTTTGATGATAATTTGATTAAAGATTTGAATTCTTGTGGTTTTCAAAGGGCAGATATTTTGACAGCGATTCAGCCTTTGGTTTATTGTTATAATAAATTAGATGATGGTCAATATGAATATTTTAGCTATTGTAGTAATGGCAAGAGAACTTTTTTGGCTTTACCCGCTGGTCATGGTCAAAATTTTAAAGTTTTAAGAGATATTTATTTAAAACTTTATAATTCTGGAAAAAAATTTGTGTACATTGGTAATGTTGATAATATTGGTTTTACTGTTAATTTACAGACTCTTGCCATAATGGCTATAACTAATAGTTCTTCTGGCTTTGAATTTAGTATTAAAACCCCACTAGATACAAAGGGTGGGGTTTTAGTCTTGGATGATGATAATAATTTAACATGTGTTGATATTGGTAGTGTTATTTCTAAAGAAGCTGTACTTAAAGCTGAATGTAGAGGTGATAGGATTTTGTTTAATTGTGCTACAGGTCTTTTTAATTTAGAATATTTGATAGAAAATATGGATAAAATAATATCAGATATGCCTATGAGAATTATTGAACAGGATAAAGAGATTGGTAGATATACTGCAATTGAGCAAATAACTTGGGAAGTTATAAGAATATTAGATAATCCATTAATTTTTGAGGTCAATAGAGAAGATAGGTTTCTTCCTGCAAAATTATTTGTTAATACGCTTATTATGAGTAATTACATGAATGATAAAATTTCGGGTACTATTTCTGATATTGCTAGATATTTAAATTATGCTCTTAATAATGCATTGAAGAATAAATATGATTTGGTATTTAGGCAAGGTAAGTGGGATGTTTAG
- a CDS encoding AI-2E family transporter, with product MSLELKPTDRLKFVKLQSVFYVVALIVMLIAILKIAQTIFKPLAIAVVLGFLVYPIYTFLKKLKIPRVLIVFIIFFVLFLFSYLVFSFVYYSVTVLIDQLPYYQKQLIFIMVDILEKYKLDSSIISNIDFSKYIYPFLTRISNEIIGFASSLVVLFLLLYFLLSEIHIFDIKVKNAFKQSVSSIFIEALSTINSQISKYLGIKLFVSFLTGFLVFIGLKLFGQDFPRVWAVLTFVFNFIPSIGSILAVFFIMIAALVQFYPNLNLVFYIFIYNTFVQMLIGNILEPKMQGHRLDLSPFLLLCFLFFWGWLWGIVGLLIAYPFTVIIKVIVDNIACLKPFSVFLSGSKILSVDNNKER from the coding sequence ATGTCTTTAGAGCTAAAACCAACTGATAGATTAAAGTTTGTTAAATTACAGTCTGTGTTTTATGTTGTAGCTTTGATTGTAATGTTAATTGCTATTTTAAAAATAGCACAAACAATATTTAAACCTTTAGCTATTGCAGTGGTTCTTGGGTTTTTGGTATATCCCATTTATACTTTTCTTAAAAAACTAAAGATTCCAAGAGTTTTAATAGTTTTTATAATTTTTTTTGTTCTTTTTTTATTTTCTTATTTGGTTTTTAGTTTTGTTTATTATAGTGTTACTGTCTTAATTGATCAATTACCTTATTATCAGAAGCAGTTAATTTTTATTATGGTAGATATTCTTGAAAAATATAAGTTAGATAGTTCTATTATTAGCAATATAGATTTTTCTAAATATATTTATCCTTTTTTAACTCGGATATCTAATGAGATTATTGGATTTGCAAGCAGTTTGGTTGTGTTATTTTTATTGTTGTATTTTTTACTATCAGAAATACACATTTTTGATATAAAAGTTAAAAATGCTTTTAAACAATCTGTTTCGAGTATATTTATTGAGGCTTTAAGTACAATAAATAGTCAAATTAGTAAGTATCTGGGAATAAAGCTCTTTGTTAGTTTTCTTACAGGGTTTTTAGTGTTTATAGGTTTAAAGTTGTTTGGACAAGATTTTCCTCGTGTATGGGCCGTGCTTACATTTGTTTTTAATTTTATTCCAAGTATAGGTTCAATTTTGGCAGTTTTTTTTATTATGATAGCTGCTTTAGTACAGTTTTATCCTAATTTAAATTTAGTTTTTTATATATTTATATATAATACATTTGTTCAAATGTTGATTGGGAATATTCTTGAGCCTAAGATGCAAGGACATAGACTTGATCTTTCTCCTTTTTTGCTGCTTTGTTTTCTTTTCTTTTGGGGATGGCTTTGGGGCATTGTGGGACTTTTAATAGCCTATCCTTTTACAGTAATTATAAAAGTAATAGTAGATAATATAGCGTGTTTAAAACCTTTTTCTGTGTTTTTAAGTGGTTCAAAGATCTTAAGTGTTGATAATAATAAGGAGCGTTAA
- a CDS encoding HAD family hydrolase, with the protein MGKKEKIIALIFDFDDTLIYGNMQQVLFDEYNVDASLFWDEVKKLSITYNKNHFNIIANEMIYLSHFLTYVKEGIFKGLNNKILFELGSKLRFFEGVLSLFKEIDEINRSLKKSDTVINIYIVSSGFRQMILGSSIAPYVTKVWACEFIDTYLMPFYQNLDNKFSGNVVLSSVCYFVDHTIKTRVIFELNKGSYDKINKRIPKGRREIPFENMFYIADGFNDIPAFEILNNSLNHYKNTLTVYHGNDENAKRLVKEKRVGDLAEANYSKGTKLYNWIMEKIHLNI; encoded by the coding sequence ATGGGTAAAAAAGAAAAGATTATAGCTTTGATATTTGATTTTGATGACACTTTAATTTATGGTAATATGCAACAGGTACTTTTTGATGAGTATAATGTTGATGCTAGTTTATTTTGGGATGAAGTTAAAAAATTATCTATTACTTATAACAAAAATCATTTTAATATCATTGCTAATGAAATGATATATTTGTCACATTTTTTAACATATGTCAAGGAAGGTATTTTTAAAGGCTTAAATAATAAAATATTATTTGAATTGGGCTCAAAATTGAGATTTTTTGAAGGAGTTCTTTCTTTGTTTAAAGAAATCGATGAAATAAATCGAAGTTTAAAGAAATCAGATACTGTGATAAATATTTATATTGTTTCAAGTGGTTTTAGGCAGATGATTTTGGGCAGTAGTATTGCTCCATATGTTACTAAGGTTTGGGCTTGTGAATTTATAGACACATACCTTATGCCTTTTTATCAGAATTTAGATAATAAGTTTTCAGGAAATGTTGTTTTAAGTAGCGTATGTTATTTTGTAGATCATACAATAAAAACCCGGGTAATTTTTGAGCTAAATAAGGGATCTTATGATAAAATTAATAAGAGGATTCCTAAAGGTAGAAGAGAGATTCCTTTTGAAAATATGTTTTATATTGCAGATGGTTTTAATGATATTCCAGCCTTTGAAATTTTGAATAACAGTTTAAATCATTATAAAAATACATTGACGGTTTATCATGGAAATGATGAAAATGCTAAGAGGCTGGTTAAAGAGAAAAGAGTAGGGGATTTAGCGGAAGCTAATTATAGTAAGGGAACTAAGTTATATAATTGGATAATGGAAAAGATTCATTTAAATATATGA